TCGTCGGTAAACCGTTTGACGTCGATTGCCGAACCAGTAACCGACGCAGGTGTACTTCGAGACAGCCGGCCAGGATACCGGGGTTGTAGCCCCCCTCCAAGATGCTGACCAGCCGGCCGCCGGCATAGGCATCTGCCACGTCCAGCACGGCGTCTGAGAGCGGCTCGAAGTCCTCCGTTTCCAGGCCCAACGAACCGACCGGATCGGCAGTGTGACTGTCGAAACCGGCACTGACGAGGACCAATTGCGGCTTCATTCGTGCCGCGAACCGCTCCAGCTCGTCGCGAAAACCCCGCACGTACTCGGACCTTGGCATGCCAAACTCGATCGGTAGGTTGAGCGTCGTTCCTAACGCGTCCCCTGTGCCCGTTTCATCCTTCCAGCCTGTTCCCGGATAAAACGGCCAGCGATGGATCGACATAAAGCCGACGCGAGGATCTTCCCAAAATGTGGCCTGTGTGCCATTGCCGTGATGCACGTCCCAATCGACCACTAGCACGCGTTCCAACCCTAACCTGTGCGTAGCCGCCGCGGCGGCAATGGCGATATTGTTGAACAGACAGAATCCCATAGCCGAGTCTGCCAGGGCATGATGCCCCGGAGGCCGTACTAGGCAAAGTGCCTGACGATCGTTGCCCTGCACGACCTGGGTGACGGCATCGACGGCAGCGCCAGCAGCTAGTCGGGCTACATCGTAGCTGGCAGGACTGACGAGCGTATCGGCCTCGATATGTCCGCCTCCGTTACGGGCAAAAGCTGCCAGTTCGCTGGCATAGGCGCGAGAATGGACGAGATTTAAATCTTCGTCCGAAATGGGCTCCCAGCGAGTGGACTGGCACCGCTTGTCGATCCCCGTACGAGCGAGATGGGCTACGATCTGCTCAAGCCGTTGCGGGCGTTCAGGATGGGCGCCGGTGCGATGCTCTAAAAACCTGGGGTCGTAATAGAGGAGCGTCATTGGCAACGGCCCCTT
The sequence above is drawn from the Pirellulales bacterium genome and encodes:
- a CDS encoding histone deacetylase is translated as MTLLYYDPRFLEHRTGAHPERPQRLEQIVAHLARTGIDKRCQSTRWEPISDEDLNLVHSRAYASELAAFARNGGGHIEADTLVSPASYDVARLAAGAAVDAVTQVVQGNDRQALCLVRPPGHHALADSAMGFCLFNNIAIAAAAATHRLGLERVLVVDWDVHHGNGTQATFWEDPRVGFMSIHRWPFYPGTGWKDETGTGDALGTTLNLPIEFGMPRSEYVRGFRDELERFAARMKPQLVLVSAGFDSHTADPVGSLGLETEDFEPLSDAVLDVADAYAGGRLVSILEGGYNPGILAGCLEVHLRRLLVRQSTSNGLPTT